The Sandaracinus amylolyticus genomic interval TACTCGTCGTACTCGGTGCAGCGTTATCTCGAGCGCAGCGCGGTGCCGGTGGTGCGCACGTCGAGCGGCGGAACCGCGTTCGAGACGCGCGCGGGGATCGTCACGCCGGTCGACGTCGCGACGCACGTGCTGCGCGAGCTCGCGCAGGCGGGCCAGATGGACCCATCGCGGCTCTCGGCGGTGGTGTCGGTCCCCGCGGCGTTCGCGGAGCCGGAGCGCGCGGCCACGGTCGAGGCGGTGCGCGCGGCGGGCTTCGCGGAGGCGCGAGTCGTCGAGGAGCCCGTCGCCACGGCGATCGCGTACCTCGCGCGCAGCAGCCTCAAGTACGCGGTGGTCTACGACCTCGGCGGCGGCACGTTCGACGTCGCGATCGTCGACTGCTCGAAGTACCCCTTCCGCGTGATCGCGCACGGCGGTGACGCGTACCTCGGGGGCGACGACGTCGATCTCGCGCTCGCGGAGCTGGTCGCGGATCGTGTGCTGCGCGAGAGCGGTTGGGACCTCTCGACCGACGACGAGGTGTGGCAGCGCCTCTTGATCGAGGCCGAGCGCGCGAAGCTGCGCCTCGCGGTCGAGGAGCACACGACGATCGATCTCGCGGTGGTCGATCCCGCGGCGCCGACCCAGCTGACGACGCTCGGGATCGATCGGCGCGTGCTGCGTGATCGCGCGGAGGATCTGATCCGCCGCACGTTCCTGATCTGCGATCAGGTGCTGTGCGACGCGGGCATCCGCGCGCGCGAGGTGGACGCGGTGTTCCTCGCGGGCGGCAGCACGCTGCTCCCGGGGTTGCGCGACGACGTGCGCGAGTACTTCGGCAAGCGCGCGCGCTTCGATCTCGATCCGATGCACGTCGTCGCGATCGGCGCGAGCGTCGCGGCAGCGCGCCCCGATCTGTCGGCGCTGCTCGATCCCGCCTACGTGCGCTGAGCGGTGAGCTGCGTGCGGGTCCCACCCGCGTGCGGTGTTTTCGCGCGCTCGCGCCACCGATGGGCCGGTGCACACCGCGGTTTCGGTGTGCCCGAACCACGCCGTTC includes:
- a CDS encoding Hsp70 family protein, producing MRTLGIDLGTTHTVAAATASIVPLRGDSAKGNSLLPSIVAFPPAGGVLVGQAARERRGNDPANTIVSAKRVIGRSYSSYSVQRYLERSAVPVVRTSSGGTAFETRAGIVTPVDVATHVLRELAQAGQMDPSRLSAVVSVPAAFAEPERAATVEAVRAAGFAEARVVEEPVATAIAYLARSSLKYAVVYDLGGGTFDVAIVDCSKYPFRVIAHGGDAYLGGDDVDLALAELVADRVLRESGWDLSTDDEVWQRLLIEAERAKLRLAVEEHTTIDLAVVDPAAPTQLTTLGIDRRVLRDRAEDLIRRTFLICDQVLCDAGIRAREVDAVFLAGGSTLLPGLRDDVREYFGKRARFDLDPMHVVAIGASVAAARPDLSALLDPAYVR